A part of Bacteroidota bacterium genomic DNA contains:
- a CDS encoding DNA-directed RNA polymerase subunit alpha: protein MTAGTIQMPERIQLEESSRTGTFGRFIVQPLEKGFGTTIGNSMRRILLSSLPGYAITSIHVDGVQHEFSTIPGVVEDLPDMILNLKQVRLKLVNRKSNRVIVPLKGPREFTGRDIQDASGDIEVLNPDLHIATLNAEAGFELDIRIGRGIGFVVAEENKSADQAAGVIPLDSIFTPIKNVRYLVEPTRVGQQTDYEKLILEVETDGSITPEDAMAYSGKILRDHIQLFINFDTEQEAEKVESEMDAEFSRVRKVLLTPVDELELSVRSHNCLRAANIKTIADLVRRDEAELLKFRNFGRKSLAELSEIIEREQLKFGMDVTKYIGDIQTN, encoded by the coding sequence ATGACAGCAGGAACAATCCAGATGCCGGAGCGCATTCAGCTCGAGGAATCGAGCCGCACCGGCACATTCGGACGATTTATTGTACAGCCACTAGAGAAGGGATTCGGAACCACCATCGGCAATTCGATGCGTCGTATCCTCCTTTCATCTCTGCCCGGATATGCCATCACCTCCATCCACGTTGACGGCGTGCAACATGAGTTCTCAACCATTCCCGGTGTTGTCGAAGATCTGCCGGATATGATTTTGAATCTCAAGCAAGTTCGTCTGAAACTTGTCAACAGGAAAAGCAACCGGGTTATCGTTCCGTTAAAGGGGCCCCGCGAGTTTACAGGGCGGGATATTCAGGATGCTTCGGGCGATATCGAGGTGTTGAACCCCGATCTCCACATCGCCACGCTGAATGCGGAAGCCGGCTTCGAGCTTGATATTCGCATCGGACGCGGTATCGGATTTGTTGTCGCCGAGGAGAACAAATCCGCCGACCAGGCGGCGGGCGTTATTCCGCTTGATTCCATTTTCACGCCGATCAAGAACGTCCGCTATCTTGTTGAGCCGACTCGTGTGGGCCAGCAGACGGATTACGAAAAGTTGATTCTTGAAGTAGAGACGGACGGCTCGATCACCCCCGAAGATGCAATGGCGTACTCGGGAAAAATCCTGCGCGATCACATTCAGCTTTTCATCAACTTCGATACGGAGCAGGAAGCGGAAAAAGTGGAAAGCGAAATGGACGCGGAATTCTCCCGCGTGCGTAAAGTGCTGCTCACGCCGGTTGATGAGTTGGAGCTTTCCGTTCGATCGCATAACTGCCTGCGGGCAGCGAACATCAAGACTATTGCCGACCTTGTTCGCCGCGATGAAGCGGAATTGTTGAAGTTCCGCAACTTCGGACGCAAGTCGCTAGCAGAGCTCTCCGAGATCATCGAGCGCGAGCAGTTGAAATTCGGAATGGATGTGACAAAATACATCGGCGACATTCAAACAAACTAA